The Prunus dulcis chromosome 3, ALMONDv2, whole genome shotgun sequence genome segment caaaatttggaACCCAACTTTCTATGTGAATTACAAATGGACTATGCATCAACTTACAGGCTCATCAGTCATAATCTTCATAGTTTCTTCCTATAAGTGGTACTTTTACACACGTATTATATTTTGTGCCATCAAGCAAAAGAGTGTACGCTTGAAGTAAAATgaagatgaaggaaaaaaataaaaaaatgaagaagaaaaaacaaggtAAAccgaaaaagaaacaaagaaacccaAGGTGGCAAATACCAGGAAAAGATTCAGCTAAATCAAGGTGTGATTTCTCCGGTCCAATCATTTCAACAATATCGTCCTCATCGGTGAACCTAAGACATCCTTGAAATCAGAGGGTGTCAGACTAATAGCAAGCTGCTGACTCCTAACAGGTTCAACCTTCGATAGGGACATAGGAAATTCCTAAAGAACAATTAACCATCATCACCTAGAACATTTTCAAAGAATCTGTTTCCAAGTTGATTGCGAAGCCAAACCTACAGGTGCAGGAAAAAGGCAAACCATTATAACAAATCCTAAGCATATTGGCTTGTAGGTTTGCCATCTCTTTGTTCCTATGTGGAGTCTGGTTCCTTCTCACGTTGAACAGCTCGTGGGACAAATGTCAAGCCGCGAGTGGGTCGACGACCAAAACTGATGGATGAGGGGCTGGAGTCTGAAGTGCTTAATTTGGAGACAGCAGAAACAAGGCTATCAATGGTTTCGTTTTCTACTTCCATACAATATGCATCTGCCTTCTTAGGAATAGCTTGTTTACGTTGGTTCTTCTGCCTCTGTTTTTTGGAAGGTTGAGCCTTTTTGAAAAACTCGAATGAAGTGGGGAATTTATGCTTGTCCACCAGATGCTGTTGCCGACTTTTATAGTTCTTGAACTTCAAATCACAGCCTTCTACAAGGCATTCATACTGTTACACACAGACATCCGAACCAAATTAATAGCAAGATGGAGAAATGATTCACTCTTTGAATTACGATCATCATTTCAGTATATAAACCACAAAGCATATGTAAAGATATCATCTAGCAAAACCATGAGCTTTGAAAAATTCCAGATCCATTCTTCATGCTTAAGCAAAACTAGTTATATACTTGTACttgatttgaaaatttaaaggATAACAATGTTCAGTTGTCAGGTAAGGACCTTAAGATAGCACCCAGACTGGGAGAAAGGCAAAACAGAGAAAGGAAAGCATGAAATGACTTCTATGGCcatgttttccttttattcttTGCTTCACACAAAACTCTCATATTTTAAATCAACAACATTTTTGCAAAAAATTAACGAGGGCTGCCACAAAAACTGGTGTAGACAATAGCCCAACATCATACAGACAATACTAGCATGAGTCATGGAAGAAATGAAGAGCAAATACCATGGGATAGCCGCGTGCAACTTTCGCCTGAAAGAAAGAATCATGAGCTTCAGATAAATGTATGCTGAGCAACCGTGATGTTGGGTAGACTCTAGAGCACACAGAACAAGATGCAGTGTGCCGTGCATTATAGTGATCTTCAAAATCCTCCACGGAACTCAAGCGAGCACCACAACCAACAATGGTACAGAAAACCCCCCTGCACAGCACACACTTCACATTTCACATTAAGGAAAAAGtaaccaaaacccaaaatgtgTCTTCATGATCAAACTCTTTCTTATAAATTTCATGCAACTATGAATACCTGCCTTCCTCATCTACCATATTCCGAAGTTGATGCCTTTCATCTTCAGTTAAATCCAATGCAAGCTACGGAATATTACAGTAAATTGATTAAGGAAAAAGcaccccaaaaacaaaatttcaatttcaaatttgaattcattTCAGCCAAATGTGGTGGAAGCATAATTTTGAAATGCTAATTGTGTTTGATGCTTAGAAACTTCGTTCAAGTTCGGACTCAAGAGACGCAAATCATCTCAAATAACGTCACACTTCATACGATTTAcacaaataagaaagaaaggaaaagacgAGAACCTGTTTGGCAAGCAGTTCTCTTTCGATGTTGCCAGATGCGAAAAAAGGAGATTCAGGGCCGAACCTTCGACGGAGAGGCTTCCAGTGCGGAAACCCTAACTGTGGTCCTTCAACATCCATCGACGCCATGGCTTTGTGCTAGACGCGGCTTTCTCTGCTACTGTGAGCCCTGAGCGATACTGGTTGATCGACAATCGTAACCGAACGGAACGTTAAGCGGCTTCTACTTAAATCGGGTACGAAATTCGGGCTTGGTTCTCAATGAGAGGCCTGAAAACTAGCCCATCTATCTATAGATCATCCTTCTGAAGCCACGTTTGGGCTTAAAGACAATATGGGCCTATTTGCATAGGCAAAGAAGTGTCGGGTTTgcatttcttttattatttactcTTTATTTATCTTGGATAGTTTTTTTcctgaaaaaattaatattgtaaactactctaagagcaactccaccccttagggcaaagtctaaggcaagggcaagctagggcaagcaagggctgacactattcacgtgaatagtgtcagccttgccatttgtggttccacccacaagggcaaagtctagggcaagtctagggcaattactattcattgtactttatttcctatttttttatactttaaatcattaatttgataatcttttgtaattaaattttcggataagattttcggatgtgaatctcggttgccacgtgtcttattccagataaaattttcggatattcattaataaaaattttaatctCAGATTTGcgataaaattttcaccctctaaaattgtgccacgtgtcccatgtcagataagattttcagatatttttaaaaaattataatctcatatttcagataagattttcaccctctaaaattgtgccacgtgtcccatgtctgataagattttcagatattttttacaaatagtgatctcagatttcagataagattttcaccctctaaaattgtgccacgtgtcatctctatcttctgaatccctctatataactacaccatcaacaccactcctctcacaccatctctgatatattccttcatttctcagattttacaatttcccattatactctcaatgtcaaacttcaggagggtgttggagaggcaacagaaagaatgGGAAGAAATCCAGCGTAgacgtgaggaagaagatcgggagcaagatgaagaagaggaggaaatgCTTGAAGTAGCGGCGGTGTGTATGATgaatcaatcaagccaacaccatcgtcgtcgtgccccgaatgtggacagacgcagagagtctcggggtaagaatctcttggaggattactttatcccaaattcgttatatcctgctcataagtttcgagagagatatagaatgcagccacatttgttccaaaaaatcatgcatgatatttgtaattacgacacatacttcattcaaaagcatgatgctgttggagttttgggtcttatcccggagcaaaaacttacagctgctttgcggatgcttgcttatggggcatctgcagagcaggtggatgagattgcaaggatgggaaaatctactatcctagagtgcttggtgagattctgtgatgcagtggaaaatttgtacacgagggagtaccttcgcaaacccactccgagggacctgcaaaggcttctacaaaaaggcgaggctcgaggtttcccaggaatgatcggaagcatcgattgcatgcattggcagtggaagaattgtcctactgcgTGGCAAGGAGAGTATGGGAATcggaagggccaaaaaagtatcattttggaggccgtagcttcattcgacacttgggtttggcatgccttttttggggttgccggatctcagaatgacctcaatgtccttggtcaatccccggtgttcgacgaggtattgcgaggtcattcccctcaggtcacataccaaatcaacaataccgtatactctggtgcatactaccttgccgacggaatttatcctaggtggacgacattcgtgaaaacaattcgaatccccaatccgagaaggaaagaagctttgcttcatttcaagaaggttacaggaaagacgtggaaaggtgtttcggtatcttgcaagctcgttgggcaattatcaggggtgctgctcggatgctagacgaggaggtgctgaggagtattatgatgacttgcatcatcctccacaacatgattgtggaggatgagtatgactacgatgctccagaggtgtttgaacccgatcctatgaacacggcgttgacaagaatatatgaaaggccgatgggaccaaatggactaccattggagcccgaaccgttaCTTCACgatggtcgattcaacaaccccatgattgatcgttatcaagaaatgcaatcttcatatgttcacgaaagacgtcaagttgacttgatcgagcacttgtggcagatgaaaggcaatcacaatggatgaaggcTAGATtcgtgctttgtttggaattatgctttgtttttaattatgctttgtttttgtgtgttgtgttttgtggaATAATTGCGaggtcttttttattattatgtttttatgtatggtttgttttgtgtgttgtttgcaataaatgaagggttgtttttaattaatctttgtgaggaatgctcaaatgtttttaataagtaGTCCAATTATAGATGGAAAGtagattgaataaaaaagaaacaatacaacaaattaaaggataatacaacaatttaaaaaaaaatacaacaattataaaaaaaatacaacaatacaatctaatggttttcatcatttagccaatccgtattgctaggaccgtcgtcatggaaaagttttcttctcatcacatcccttcgtttatgcttccaataggcctttgtttcaggagacatatggctcgtatccatggccatgattttcatctctctttcatcgtcgtctttttcttttgcatgttgcttttcaattgcaaaggcttccaatcgtgccttgtccgcttcatctctcctcaagtctctctccaatcttagagagttgttcttagctatttgctcgaatatttgaacacaatcaatgtttgaagtggcccctctcttggcctttgccgcctttctcccaataggtctcggcggacgtgggagtggtgactccgtttccattggggagtctaatggcgaatcggttgatggcgattcgtggagcggcgtctcatGCAACACAACCGGGGGTGCGgtaggaataattttgaatctggaaCAATCTTTCACAAtttcccaacattggaaatgcacaaaacttttttttcccttgccccgtggcaccaaaccacatttgtgcttgtatgatctattcaaaataaataatt includes the following:
- the LOC117621477 gene encoding zinc finger protein 511 gives rise to the protein MASMDVEGPQLGFPHWKPLRRRFGPESPFFASGNIERELLAKQLALDLTEDERHQLRNMVDEEGRGVFCTIVGCGARLSSVEDFEDHYNARHTASCSVCSRVYPTSRLLSIHLSEAHDSFFQAKVARGYPMYECLVEGCDLKFKNYKSRQQHLVDKHKFPTSFEFFKKAQPSKKQRQKNQRKQAIPKKADAYCMEVENETIDSLVSAVSKLSTSDSSPSSISFGRRPTRGLTFVPRAVQREKEPDST